In a single window of the Tribolium castaneum strain GA2 chromosome 8, icTriCast1.1, whole genome shotgun sequence genome:
- the LOC135265216 gene encoding uncharacterized protein LOC135265216 isoform X3 → MVLSSKDLSFQKAKTVERALKYELRLKENISEKLLAIQKSSNSNPKIYINLKENATVEDKDAMFRRLKSHFEKNKSTSFQDTSTDGLMNCVSLTSSSSSTSLPLGLMTPAKETSNFFQEKSTDRCEKDNNKKTADFFRIIQQMESSPIGEDHCASHHQQDSGFRTEDDLQKSKNPHHCC, encoded by the exons ATGGTATTATCCAGTAAAGATTTATCAtttcaaaaagcaaaaacgGTAGAACGGGCTCTAAAATATGAACTAcgattaaaagaaaatatatcAGAAAAACTGCTTGCTATACAG aaatcgAGTAattcaaatccaaaaatatatataaatttgaaagaaaacgCTACTGTAGAAGACAAAGAT GCTATGTTCCGAAGATTAAAAAgccactttgaaaaaaataaatcaacttcTTTTCAGGATAC aTCTACTGACGGACTGATGAATTGCGTATCATTaacatcatcatcatcatctaCAAGCCTACCATTAGGACTTATGACACCAGCAAAGGAAacctctaatttttttcaggaaaa ATCAACCGATAGATGTGAGAAGGACAACAACAAAAAGACCGCTGATTTTTTTAGGATAA TTCAACAGATGGAATCATCGCCAATAGGGGAGGACCACTGCGCCTCACATCATCAACAGGATTCAGGCTTTAGGACAGAGGACGATCTCCAGAAGTCCAAAAATCCACACCACTGTTGTTAG
- the LOC135265216 gene encoding uncharacterized protein LOC135265216 isoform X1, whose amino-acid sequence MSLPNIEFRLTTLELEEFLSSVYDLKEKIILQKVWKTLANLNSNGRKSFLSGGYAAFIKGYTTAYTDVDIYIEGNPRKEEITDLTKYYNINNSNIITYFEMETSNLNILFNFIYVKRPWDNIIINALQIISEFDINICKIAYFPIEINGGLKIQLVEMVLSSKDLSFQKAKTVERALKYELRLKENISEKLLAIQKSSNSNPKIYINLKENATVEDKDAMFRRLKSHFEKNKSTSFQDTSTDGLMNCVSLTSSSSSTSLPLGLMTPAKETSNFFQEKSTDRCEKDNNKKTADFFRIIQQMESSPIGEDHCASHHQQDSGFRTEDDLQKSKNPHHCC is encoded by the exons ATGTCGTTACCAAATATTGAATTTCGATTAACTACACTAGAACTTGAAGAATTCTTAAGCAGTGTATACGaccttaaagaaaaaataattctccAAAAAGTATGGAAGACGttagcaaatttaaattcaaatggaCGGAAATCTTTTTTGAGTGGAGGATACGCAGCATTCATAAAAGGCTACACAACAGCGTATACAGACGTGGATATTTATATAGAAGGTAATCCACGTAAAGAAGAGATCACTGATCTCACAAAATACTATAACATAAACAATTCAAATATTATCACATATTTCGAAATGGAGACGTCGAATCTAAAtatcttatttaattttatatacgTAAAGCGACCTTGGGATAATATCATAATAAATGCTCTGCAGATAATTAGTgaatttgatataaatataTGTAAAATCGCATATTTTCCAATCGAAATCAACGGAGggttaaaaatacaattagtTGAAATGGTATTATCCAGTAAAGATTTATCAtttcaaaaagcaaaaacgGTAGAACGGGCTCTAAAATATGAACTAcgattaaaagaaaatatatcAGAAAAACTGCTTGCTATACAG aaatcgAGTAattcaaatccaaaaatatatataaatttgaaagaaaacgCTACTGTAGAAGACAAAGAT GCTATGTTCCGAAGATTAAAAAgccactttgaaaaaaataaatcaacttcTTTTCAGGATAC aTCTACTGACGGACTGATGAATTGCGTATCATTaacatcatcatcatcatctaCAAGCCTACCATTAGGACTTATGACACCAGCAAAGGAAacctctaatttttttcaggaaaa ATCAACCGATAGATGTGAGAAGGACAACAACAAAAAGACCGCTGATTTTTTTAGGATAA TTCAACAGATGGAATCATCGCCAATAGGGGAGGACCACTGCGCCTCACATCATCAACAGGATTCAGGCTTTAGGACAGAGGACGATCTCCAGAAGTCCAAAAATCCACACCACTGTTGTTAG
- the LOC135265216 gene encoding uncharacterized protein LOC135265216 isoform X2, which translates to MSLPNIEFRLTTLELEEFLSSVYDLKEKIILQKVWKTLANLNSNGRKSFLSGGYAAFIKGYTTAYTDVDIYIEGNPRKEEITDLTKYYNINNSNIITYFEMETSNLNILFNFIYVKRPWDNIIINALQIISEFDINICKIAYFPIEINGGLKIQLVEMVLSSKDLSFQKAKTVERALKYELRLKENISEKLLAIQKSSNSNPKIYINLKENATVEDKDAMFRRLKSHFEKNKSTSFQDTSTDGLMNCVSLTSSSSSTSLPLGLMTPAKETSNFFQEKSTDRCEKDNNKKTADFFRINGIIANRGGPLRLTSSTGFRL; encoded by the exons ATGTCGTTACCAAATATTGAATTTCGATTAACTACACTAGAACTTGAAGAATTCTTAAGCAGTGTATACGaccttaaagaaaaaataattctccAAAAAGTATGGAAGACGttagcaaatttaaattcaaatggaCGGAAATCTTTTTTGAGTGGAGGATACGCAGCATTCATAAAAGGCTACACAACAGCGTATACAGACGTGGATATTTATATAGAAGGTAATCCACGTAAAGAAGAGATCACTGATCTCACAAAATACTATAACATAAACAATTCAAATATTATCACATATTTCGAAATGGAGACGTCGAATCTAAAtatcttatttaattttatatacgTAAAGCGACCTTGGGATAATATCATAATAAATGCTCTGCAGATAATTAGTgaatttgatataaatataTGTAAAATCGCATATTTTCCAATCGAAATCAACGGAGggttaaaaatacaattagtTGAAATGGTATTATCCAGTAAAGATTTATCAtttcaaaaagcaaaaacgGTAGAACGGGCTCTAAAATATGAACTAcgattaaaagaaaatatatcAGAAAAACTGCTTGCTATACAG aaatcgAGTAattcaaatccaaaaatatatataaatttgaaagaaaacgCTACTGTAGAAGACAAAGAT GCTATGTTCCGAAGATTAAAAAgccactttgaaaaaaataaatcaacttcTTTTCAGGATAC aTCTACTGACGGACTGATGAATTGCGTATCATTaacatcatcatcatcatctaCAAGCCTACCATTAGGACTTATGACACCAGCAAAGGAAacctctaatttttttcaggaaaa ATCAACCGATAGATGTGAGAAGGACAACAACAAAAAGACCGCTGATTTTTTTAGGATAA ATGGAATCATCGCCAATAGGGGAGGACCACTGCGCCTCACATCATCAACAGGATTCAGGCTTTAG